The following proteins are encoded in a genomic region of Pseudoxanthomonas suwonensis 11-1:
- the secD gene encoding protein translocase subunit SecD codes for MLEFPRWKYLVILVVLAISALYALPNIYQNDYAVQITGSRGAALDQALADRVSAQLSTAGVTPKSVAIEGDNLMVRLDDADAQTLAADALRGSLGENYTVALNLASTVPDWLDRIGAKPMVLGLDLQGGVHFVLQVDQNAALEKRVDAYAEDVRVTLRDKRIRYTAVDRRPDHTIVATLGTGTDPEQARTTLAQAMPAMNVELQGNRLVVRIPDAELNQIAGSAIEQNIATLRNRVNELGVAEPIIQRQGEERIVVQLPGVQDTAEAKRMIGATATLEYRAVIEGNAMDAVSTGRVPPEAKVYYRRDGSPVLLSKRVIVTGDQMVAAQSSVDQNGLPAVSVTLNNVGGDRMFDFTSASVGKPMAVVYTERVPQVKVVNGEEVRSFRVKEEVISVANINGVFGKNFQTTGLEKTEADDLAKLLRAGSLAAPMDFVEEKIVGPSLGKENVQRGVTAVLYAFLFTLVFFAVYYRMFGVLTGIALMFNLLIVVAVMSLFGATMTLPGFAGLALSIGLSVDANVLINERIREELRAGVPPKAAIANGYEKASGTIFDANLTGILAGVALYAFGTGPLKGFAVTMVIGIFASMFTAITVSRALAVLLYSRRKKLKSLAV; via the coding sequence ATGCTCGAGTTTCCCCGCTGGAAATACCTCGTCATCCTCGTGGTGCTGGCGATCAGCGCGCTGTACGCGCTGCCCAACATCTACCAGAACGACTACGCCGTGCAGATCACCGGCAGCCGCGGCGCCGCGCTTGACCAGGCACTGGCCGACCGCGTCTCCGCGCAGCTGTCCACCGCCGGCGTGACGCCGAAGTCGGTGGCCATCGAAGGCGACAACCTGATGGTCCGCCTCGACGACGCCGACGCCCAGACCCTGGCAGCCGACGCCCTGCGCGGCAGCCTGGGCGAGAACTACACCGTCGCCCTGAACCTGGCCTCCACCGTGCCGGACTGGCTGGACCGCATCGGCGCCAAGCCGATGGTGCTGGGCCTGGACCTGCAGGGTGGCGTGCACTTCGTCCTCCAGGTCGACCAGAACGCCGCGCTGGAGAAGCGCGTGGACGCCTACGCCGAGGACGTGCGGGTGACCCTGCGCGACAAGCGCATCCGCTACACCGCGGTCGACCGCCGTCCCGACCACACCATCGTCGCCACCCTGGGCACGGGCACCGACCCGGAGCAGGCGCGCACGACCCTGGCCCAGGCGATGCCGGCGATGAACGTCGAGCTGCAGGGCAACCGCCTGGTGGTGCGCATCCCGGATGCGGAGCTCAACCAGATCGCCGGTTCGGCGATCGAGCAGAACATCGCCACCCTGCGCAACCGCGTCAACGAGCTGGGCGTGGCCGAGCCGATCATCCAGCGCCAGGGCGAGGAGCGCATCGTCGTGCAGCTGCCCGGCGTGCAGGACACCGCCGAGGCCAAGCGCATGATCGGCGCGACCGCGACCCTCGAGTACCGCGCGGTGATCGAGGGCAATGCCATGGACGCCGTCTCCACCGGCCGCGTGCCGCCGGAGGCCAAGGTGTACTACCGCCGCGATGGCTCGCCGGTGCTGCTGAGCAAGCGCGTGATCGTCACCGGCGACCAGATGGTGGCCGCGCAGAGCTCGGTGGACCAGAACGGCCTGCCGGCGGTCAGCGTGACCCTGAACAACGTCGGCGGCGACCGCATGTTCGACTTCACCAGCGCCAGCGTCGGCAAGCCGATGGCAGTGGTGTACACCGAGCGCGTCCCGCAGGTGAAGGTCGTCAACGGCGAGGAAGTGCGCAGCTTCCGGGTCAAGGAGGAGGTGATCTCCGTGGCCAACATCAACGGCGTGTTCGGCAAGAACTTCCAGACCACCGGCCTGGAGAAGACCGAGGCCGACGACCTGGCCAAGCTGCTGCGCGCCGGTTCGCTGGCCGCGCCGATGGACTTCGTCGAGGAGAAGATCGTCGGCCCGAGCCTGGGCAAGGAGAACGTGCAGCGCGGCGTCACCGCGGTGCTGTACGCGTTCCTGTTCACCCTGGTGTTCTTCGCCGTGTACTACCGCATGTTCGGCGTTCTGACCGGCATCGCGCTGATGTTCAACCTGCTGATCGTGGTCGCGGTGATGTCGCTGTTCGGCGCCACCATGACCCTGCCGGGCTTCGCTGGCCTGGCGCTGTCGATCGGCCTGTCGGTGGACGCCAACGTGCTGATCAACGAGCGCATCCGCGAGGAACTGCGCGCCGGCGTGCCGCCGAAGGCGGCGATCGCCAACGGCTACGAGAAGGCGTCCGGCACCATCTTCGACGCCAACCTCACCGGCATCCTCGCCGGCGTGGCCCTGTACGCGTTCGGCACCGGCCCGCTGAAGGGCTTCGCCGTGACCATGGTGATCGGCATCTTCGCCTCCATGTTCACCGCGATCACCGTGTCGCGCGCCCTGGCGGTGCTGCTGTATTCCCGCCGCAAGAAGCTCAAGTCCCTGGCCGTCTGA
- the yajC gene encoding preprotein translocase subunit YajC, producing MSLLATLSPTAIIAAAPAPQGGGFSMLLFPIVLIAIMYFLMIRPQMKRQKEHQAMLGKLQRGDEVLTNSGIAGVVTEIGENFVTVEIADNVRIRVQKAAIGNVLPKGTLKSA from the coding sequence ATGAGCCTCCTCGCCACCCTGAGCCCGACCGCCATCATCGCCGCGGCCCCCGCGCCGCAGGGCGGCGGCTTCAGCATGCTGCTGTTCCCGATCGTCCTGATCGCGATCATGTACTTCCTGATGATCCGCCCGCAGATGAAGCGGCAGAAGGAGCACCAGGCCATGCTCGGCAAGCTGCAGCGCGGCGACGAGGTCCTGACCAACAGCGGCATCGCCGGCGTGGTCACCGAGATCGGCGAGAACTTCGTCACCGTCGAGATCGCCGACAACGTGCGCATCCGCGTGCAGAAGGCCGCCATCGGCAACGTCCTGCCCAAGGGCACCCTGAAGTCCGCCTGA
- a CDS encoding inositol monophosphatase family protein produces the protein MLNPVVNVMVKAARLGGNVLLRNINRLESLNVVQKQRMDYASEVDADAEKVIVKELRRAYPDYGVLGEESGHTAGRNGRLQWVIDPLDGTSNYLRGFPHYCVSIALVDNGEPTDAVIFDPLRNELFTASRGAGAVLNDKKIRVADRKDLGGTVIGTGFPPRERARASAQLKCVDALLAHAEDVRRTGSAALDLAYVACGRMDAYFEAGVKAWDIAAGVLLVREAGGRICDFRGANAARMDERGPDGRQIIAGNVKVADELQKLVVNTGYAAAFN, from the coding sequence ATGCTCAATCCCGTCGTCAACGTCATGGTCAAGGCCGCGCGCCTGGGCGGTAACGTCCTGCTGCGCAACATCAACCGCCTGGAGTCGCTCAACGTCGTCCAGAAGCAGCGCATGGACTACGCCAGCGAGGTCGATGCCGACGCCGAGAAGGTGATCGTGAAGGAGCTGCGCCGTGCCTATCCGGACTACGGCGTGCTGGGCGAGGAAAGCGGCCATACCGCCGGCCGCAACGGCCGCCTGCAGTGGGTGATCGACCCGCTCGACGGCACCAGCAACTACCTGCGCGGCTTCCCGCACTACTGCGTGTCCATCGCCCTGGTCGACAACGGCGAGCCGACCGACGCGGTGATCTTCGACCCGCTGCGCAATGAGCTGTTCACCGCCAGCCGCGGGGCCGGCGCCGTGCTCAACGACAAGAAGATCCGCGTCGCCGACCGCAAGGACCTGGGCGGCACCGTGATCGGCACCGGATTCCCGCCGCGCGAGCGCGCCCGCGCCAGCGCGCAGCTCAAGTGCGTCGATGCCCTGCTGGCCCATGCCGAGGACGTGCGCCGCACCGGCTCGGCCGCGCTGGACCTGGCCTACGTGGCGTGCGGCCGCATGGATGCCTACTTCGAAGCCGGCGTGAAGGCCTGGGACATCGCTGCCGGCGTGCTGCTGGTGCGCGAGGCCGGTGGCCGGATCTGCGACTTCCGCGGCGCCAACGCCGCGCGCATGGACGAGCGCGGCCCGGACGGCCGCCAGATCATCGCCGGCAACGTGAAGGTGGCCGACGAGCTGCAGAAGCTGGTGGTCAACACCGGCTACGCCGCGGCGTTCAACTGA
- a CDS encoding RNA methyltransferase, with translation MSESPIQPQHAAGPGPGDIRIVLVGTQHPGNIGAAARAMKTMGLSRLVLVSPEKPLDDTAYRRSAGAEDVLDSAPVYATLAEAVADCRMVLGCTARSRRVQLEQLEPDAAAQRALQATAEGPVALVFGRERTGLTNEELQLCHASVHIPSDPAFSSLNLAAAVQVLAYELRLAVLAADPAPAEPPPPDAQPASHEQVEGFFAQLADTLDDIDFHKGRSPDSAMRKLRRLFLRTGLTVHEVRLLRGVLADAQRMARLANEAGKGPLSP, from the coding sequence ATGTCCGAATCCCCAATCCAGCCCCAACACGCTGCCGGCCCGGGCCCCGGCGACATCCGCATCGTCCTGGTCGGGACCCAGCATCCCGGCAACATCGGCGCCGCCGCGCGGGCGATGAAGACCATGGGCCTGTCCAGGCTGGTCCTGGTCAGCCCGGAGAAGCCGCTGGACGACACCGCCTACCGCCGCTCGGCCGGCGCCGAGGACGTGCTCGACAGCGCCCCGGTCTACGCCACCCTGGCCGAGGCCGTGGCCGACTGCCGCATGGTCCTGGGCTGCACCGCGCGCAGCCGCCGGGTGCAGCTGGAGCAGCTGGAGCCGGACGCGGCGGCGCAGCGGGCGCTGCAGGCCACGGCCGAGGGCCCGGTGGCACTGGTGTTCGGGCGCGAGCGCACCGGCCTGACCAACGAGGAGCTGCAGCTGTGCCACGCCTCGGTCCACATCCCTTCGGACCCGGCCTTCAGCTCGCTCAACCTGGCCGCCGCGGTGCAGGTGCTGGCCTACGAGCTACGGCTGGCGGTGCTGGCGGCCGACCCGGCCCCGGCCGAGCCGCCGCCGCCGGACGCCCAGCCGGCCAGCCACGAACAGGTGGAGGGCTTCTTCGCCCAGCTGGCCGACACCCTGGACGACATCGACTTCCACAAGGGCAGGTCCCCGGATTCGGCCATGCGCAAGCTGCGCCGGCTGTTCCTGCGGACCGGCCTGACCGTGCACGAGGTGCGCCTGCTGCGCGGCGTCCTGGCCGACGCCCAGCGCATGGCGCGGCTGGCCAACGAGGCAGGCAAGGGGCCGCTGTCGCCCTGA
- a CDS encoding Hpt domain-containing response regulator, which yields MGTRHPLTSQAAPRILLVEDDGISQAYMEAVLEAAPASIDLVATRQQALAHGTAERHDLWLIDLSLPDGSGIELLQELQAHWPEPPPALAHTAHADPAAHAPALEAGFREVLVKPLGGNQLLQAVRTALASSGSLPDWDNAAAAMALNHDDDNIRALRRMFLDELPGAREEVLASARRGDVGAVRARLHRLQAGCGLVGARRLGAAIESLRRAPESPRALEHFDHAALDLLR from the coding sequence ATGGGAACGCGTCACCCGCTCACGTCTCAGGCAGCACCGCGGATCCTGCTCGTCGAGGATGACGGCATCAGCCAGGCCTACATGGAGGCGGTCCTCGAAGCCGCCCCCGCCAGCATCGACCTGGTGGCCACCCGCCAGCAGGCCCTGGCCCACGGCACCGCCGAACGCCACGACCTCTGGCTGATCGACCTCTCCCTGCCCGATGGCTCGGGCATCGAACTGCTGCAGGAACTCCAGGCGCACTGGCCCGAGCCGCCGCCAGCGCTGGCCCATACCGCCCATGCCGATCCCGCCGCCCACGCCCCGGCGCTGGAGGCCGGGTTCCGCGAGGTCCTGGTCAAGCCGCTGGGTGGCAACCAGCTGCTGCAGGCGGTCCGCACCGCGCTGGCCTCGTCCGGCAGCCTGCCCGACTGGGACAATGCCGCCGCCGCGATGGCGCTCAACCACGACGACGACAACATCAGGGCCCTGCGCCGGATGTTCCTCGACGAGCTGCCCGGCGCCCGCGAGGAAGTCCTGGCCAGCGCACGCCGCGGCGACGTCGGCGCGGTCCGCGCCCGGCTGCACCGCCTGCAGGCCGGCTGCGGCCTGGTCGGCGCCCGGCGCCTGGGCGCGGCGATCGAGTCGCTGCGCCGGGCCCCGGAGTCGCCACGGGCGCTGGAACACTTCGACCACGCCGCCCTCGACCTGCTGCGCTGA
- the tgt gene encoding tRNA guanosine(34) transglycosylase Tgt, producing the protein MSRLQFQLQTTDGAARRGRLAFPRGTVETPAFMPVGTYGSVKGILPDQVKALGAQIILGNTFHLYLRPGLDVIGDHGGLHGFARWDGPILTDSGGFQVFSLAHRRKITEQGVTFASPTDGARVFLGPEESMKIQKVLDSDIVMIFDECTPYPATEDVARRSMELSLRWARRSRDAHDGLGNDAALFGIVQGSVYHDLRSRSLDGLQQIGFDGYAIGGLAVGEPEHERNAMLEHLHPRLPADRPRYLMGVGRPEDLVEGVARGVDMFDCVMPTRNARNGHYFTSFGTVRIRNARYERDMDPIEPGCGCVACSGGYTRSYLRHLDRCNEMLGPMLGTLHNLWYYQKLMADMRAAIEQGRFEAFRREFYAARGAG; encoded by the coding sequence ATGTCCCGACTGCAGTTCCAGCTCCAGACCACCGATGGCGCCGCCCGCCGCGGCCGCCTGGCATTCCCGCGCGGCACGGTGGAGACGCCGGCGTTCATGCCGGTCGGCACCTATGGCTCGGTCAAGGGCATCCTGCCGGACCAGGTGAAGGCGCTGGGCGCGCAGATCATCCTCGGCAACACCTTCCACCTGTACCTGCGCCCGGGCCTGGACGTGATCGGCGACCACGGCGGCCTGCACGGCTTCGCCCGCTGGGACGGCCCGATCCTGACCGACTCCGGCGGCTTCCAGGTGTTCTCCCTGGCCCACCGCCGCAAGATCACCGAGCAGGGCGTGACCTTCGCCTCGCCGACCGACGGCGCCCGGGTGTTCCTGGGGCCGGAGGAGAGCATGAAGATCCAGAAGGTGCTCGACTCGGACATCGTCATGATCTTCGACGAGTGCACCCCGTACCCGGCCACCGAAGACGTGGCCCGGCGCTCGATGGAGCTGAGCCTGCGTTGGGCCCGGCGCTCGCGCGATGCCCACGACGGGCTGGGCAACGACGCCGCGCTGTTCGGCATCGTCCAGGGCAGCGTCTACCACGACCTGCGCAGTCGCTCGCTGGATGGCCTGCAGCAGATCGGCTTCGACGGCTACGCCATCGGCGGCCTGGCGGTGGGCGAGCCGGAGCACGAGCGCAACGCCATGCTCGAGCACCTGCACCCGCGCCTGCCCGCGGACCGTCCGCGCTACCTGATGGGCGTGGGCCGGCCGGAGGACCTGGTCGAGGGCGTGGCCCGCGGCGTGGACATGTTCGACTGCGTCATGCCGACCCGCAACGCGCGCAACGGCCACTACTTCACCTCGTTCGGCACGGTGCGCATCCGCAACGCCCGCTACGAGCGGGACATGGACCCGATCGAGCCCGGCTGCGGCTGCGTGGCCTGCAGCGGCGGCTACACCCGCAGCTACCTGCGCCACCTGGACCGCTGCAACGAGATGCTGGGGCCGATGCTGGGCACCCTGCACAACCTCTGGTACTACCAGAAGCTGATGGCCGACATGCGCGCTGCGATCGAGCAGGGCCGGTTCGAGGCCTTCCGCCGCGAGTTCTACGCCGCCCGCGGCGCCGGCTGA
- the rlmD gene encoding 23S rRNA (uracil(1939)-C(5))-methyltransferase RlmD codes for MPAPLPFRSSRHVARLDRTPFQIQILDLSHDGRGVARREDGKAVFIAGALPGETVVAELTARSRRFDEARTLEVLEASPDRVLPRCPHFGTCGGCVLQHLDEARQIGAKQQVLLENLERIGKVHPGEVLPPLTAGSWGYRRKGRFSVRRVNKKDKTLVGFREQDPRFVADLQECHTTIPEIGMKVVALSALVDGLQARESIPQIEFIAGDDAIALTVRHLVPLPEADRAALAAFGREHGFSIFLQPKGLDSVHPLEEPAPELSFRLPQWNVELAFQPLDFIQVNARLNEKMIARALEMLDTSPDHRVLDLFCGLGNFTLPLARQVREVVGVEGDPGLVARARANAERNGLANARFFAADLTQDQRGTPWMRQGFDRLLLDPPRSGAEEVLKQLPLQDIDRIVYVSCHPGSLARDAGFLVNERGYRLVSAGVMDMFPHTAHVESIALFER; via the coding sequence ATGCCCGCCCCCTTGCCGTTCCGAAGCTCCCGCCACGTGGCCCGACTCGACCGTACCCCGTTCCAGATCCAGATCCTCGACCTCAGCCACGACGGCCGCGGCGTCGCCCGCCGCGAGGACGGCAAGGCCGTCTTCATCGCCGGCGCGCTGCCCGGGGAGACGGTGGTCGCCGAGCTGACCGCGCGCAGCCGCCGCTTCGACGAGGCCCGCACCCTGGAAGTGCTGGAAGCCTCGCCGGACCGCGTGCTGCCGCGCTGCCCGCATTTCGGCACCTGCGGTGGCTGCGTGCTGCAGCACCTGGACGAGGCCAGGCAGATCGGCGCCAAGCAGCAGGTACTGCTGGAGAACCTGGAGCGTATCGGCAAGGTCCACCCGGGCGAGGTGCTGCCGCCGCTGACCGCCGGAAGCTGGGGCTACCGCCGCAAGGGCCGCTTCTCGGTGCGCCGGGTCAACAAGAAGGACAAGACCCTGGTGGGCTTCCGCGAGCAGGACCCGCGCTTCGTCGCCGACCTGCAGGAGTGCCACACGACCATCCCGGAGATCGGGATGAAGGTGGTCGCGCTGTCGGCCCTGGTCGACGGCCTGCAGGCGCGCGAGAGCATCCCCCAGATCGAATTCATCGCCGGCGACGACGCCATCGCCCTGACCGTGCGCCACCTGGTGCCGCTGCCGGAGGCAGACCGCGCCGCCCTGGCCGCGTTCGGCCGCGAGCACGGCTTCAGCATCTTCCTGCAGCCCAAGGGCCTGGACAGCGTGCATCCGCTGGAGGAGCCGGCGCCGGAGTTGTCCTTCCGCCTGCCGCAGTGGAACGTGGAGCTGGCGTTCCAGCCGCTGGACTTCATCCAGGTCAACGCCCGCCTCAACGAGAAGATGATCGCCCGCGCCCTGGAGATGCTGGACACCTCGCCCGACCACCGGGTGCTGGACCTGTTCTGTGGCCTGGGCAATTTCACCCTGCCGCTGGCGCGCCAGGTGCGCGAGGTGGTGGGGGTGGAGGGCGATCCGGGCCTGGTGGCCCGTGCCCGCGCCAATGCCGAGCGCAACGGCCTGGCCAACGCCCGCTTCTTCGCCGCCGACCTGACCCAGGACCAGCGCGGCACGCCGTGGATGCGCCAGGGTTTCGACCGCCTGCTGCTGGATCCGCCGCGTTCCGGCGCCGAGGAGGTGCTCAAACAGCTGCCGCTTCAGGACATCGACCGCATCGTCTACGTCAGCTGCCACCCCGGTTCGCTGGCCCGCGACGCCGGGTTCCTGGTCAACGAGCGCGGCTACAGGCTGGTCTCGGCCGGGGTGATGGACATGTTCCCGCACACCGCGCACGTGGAGAGCATCGCCCTGTTCGAACGCTGA
- the secF gene encoding protein translocase subunit SecF, which yields MNIFPLSFIPHEPRIDFMKMRWVAIVIAALLFVGSIAGIVKGFNYALDFTGGTVVEVRFAQSTPVDQVRERLAAAGYDGAQVQSFGSGSDVLVRLQPRDGETTTDANNRTAQDVLAAVSTAENPATLLRTEFVGPQVGRELALNGLYAAIFVVVGFLIYIGFRFEFKFAVSATLTTMFDVLVVAGYFAWSGLDFDLTVLAGLLAVMGFSINDTIVVFDRVRENFRTLRAEPNEIFNRSINQTLSRTIITSVVFFLSVLALYLYGGGSLEGLALSQMIGAVVGTLSSIFLACPLLTLGFLKVTKQDLLPKAKDEAELARRP from the coding sequence ATGAACATCTTCCCGCTTTCGTTCATTCCCCACGAGCCGCGCATCGACTTCATGAAGATGCGCTGGGTGGCGATCGTCATCGCCGCGCTGCTGTTCGTCGGCTCCATCGCCGGCATCGTCAAGGGCTTCAACTACGCACTGGACTTCACCGGCGGCACCGTGGTCGAGGTACGCTTCGCCCAGTCCACGCCGGTCGACCAGGTGCGCGAGCGCCTGGCCGCCGCCGGCTACGACGGGGCGCAGGTGCAGAGCTTCGGCAGCGGCAGCGACGTGCTGGTGCGCCTGCAGCCGCGCGACGGCGAGACCACCACCGATGCCAACAACCGCACCGCCCAGGACGTGCTGGCGGCGGTTTCCACCGCGGAGAACCCGGCGACCCTGCTGCGTACCGAGTTCGTCGGTCCGCAGGTGGGCCGCGAGCTGGCCCTGAACGGCCTGTACGCGGCGATCTTCGTGGTCGTTGGCTTCCTGATCTACATCGGCTTCCGCTTCGAGTTCAAGTTCGCGGTGTCGGCCACCCTGACCACGATGTTCGACGTGCTGGTCGTGGCCGGCTACTTCGCCTGGAGCGGCCTGGACTTCGACCTGACCGTGCTGGCCGGCCTGCTGGCGGTGATGGGCTTCTCGATCAACGACACCATCGTGGTGTTCGACCGCGTGCGCGAGAACTTCCGCACCCTGCGCGCCGAGCCGAACGAGATCTTCAACCGCTCGATCAACCAGACCCTGTCGCGCACCATCATCACCTCGGTGGTGTTCTTCCTGTCGGTGCTGGCCCTGTACCTGTACGGCGGTGGCTCGCTGGAAGGCCTGGCCCTGAGCCAGATGATCGGCGCGGTCGTCGGCACCCTGTCCTCGATCTTCCTGGCCTGCCCGCTGCTGACCCTCGGCTTCCTGAAGGTCACCAAGCAGGACCTGCTGCCCAAGGCCAAGGACGAGGCGGAGCTGGCGCGCCGTCCGTAA
- a CDS encoding putative bifunctional diguanylate cyclase/phosphodiesterase, which yields MKLRMGLQARFLASMSLVLVVVLVLLGLVLQRQDAMRRESEQLSRAAIHELIDAHLHARARTLAQQLATSLARPLDEADQDAIVVLLREQGKDGLIRYLQVYDGHGRLVQEAGSPGDSPMRVIEPPAGAPPVADVVTRSDDKVFEAIAPVRRDGRRLGQVRVGLSMEVAHRFEEQNVQRLRERADELARRQNAWVALLLGLLFAVVLGIAAYVQRVLVRPIRDLAASARRIEDGDYNVQVRASARSDEMGELERAFNRMSESVARHDRDVRQIAYTDPLTGLTNRLAFREDLEQRLSQLRGSGRELALLFADIDDFKRVNDTLGHEAGDAALLQFATRIRGAVRDHGGDNAILARFGGDEFVILVEGREVRPLATRLAEVLVAELRDPLEIEGRQVFLGTSIGITLFPEDASSASGLMKNGDIAMYQAKSAGKNGFRFYSRAMDHAVERRAHMEQELRGAWERGEVSVVYQPIGRTSDGRILGAEALLRWQHPELGTISPAAFIDVAEQSGLIDQLGPRVLRQACQDAAHWARECGGEPPFVSVNVSPRQLRHGELPGIVAECLAESGLPAGCLHLELTETALISDELQAGVLLTRLHGSGVKVWLDDFGTGFSGLSHLRRVPVDGLKIDRSFIADMQRDPDDLALTSAIVAMAHSLGITVVAEGVEKQAQRDLLAGLGCDLIQGYWLGHPLAAGELLARLSARS from the coding sequence ATGAAGCTGCGCATGGGACTGCAGGCCAGGTTCCTGGCCTCGATGTCGCTGGTGCTGGTGGTGGTCCTGGTCCTGCTGGGCCTGGTCCTGCAGCGCCAGGACGCGATGCGCCGCGAATCCGAACAACTCAGCCGCGCGGCGATCCACGAGCTGATCGACGCCCACCTGCATGCGCGCGCCCGCACCCTGGCCCAGCAGCTGGCCACCAGCCTGGCGCGGCCGCTGGACGAGGCCGACCAGGACGCGATCGTGGTGCTGCTGCGCGAGCAGGGCAAGGACGGGCTGATCCGCTACCTGCAGGTGTACGACGGCCACGGCCGCCTGGTGCAGGAAGCCGGCAGCCCCGGCGACAGCCCGATGCGGGTGATCGAGCCGCCGGCCGGCGCGCCGCCGGTGGCCGACGTGGTCACCCGTTCCGACGACAAGGTGTTCGAGGCCATCGCCCCTGTGCGCCGCGACGGTCGCCGCCTGGGCCAGGTCCGGGTCGGCCTGTCGATGGAGGTCGCGCACCGCTTCGAGGAGCAGAACGTGCAGCGCCTGCGCGAGCGGGCCGACGAACTGGCGCGGCGCCAGAACGCCTGGGTGGCGCTGCTGCTGGGCCTGCTGTTCGCGGTGGTGCTGGGCATCGCCGCGTACGTCCAGCGGGTGCTGGTACGGCCGATCCGCGACCTGGCCGCCTCGGCGCGCCGGATCGAGGACGGCGACTACAACGTCCAGGTCCGGGCCAGCGCCCGCAGCGACGAGATGGGCGAGCTGGAACGCGCGTTCAACCGCATGAGCGAGAGCGTGGCCCGCCACGACCGCGACGTGCGCCAGATCGCCTACACCGATCCGCTGACCGGCCTGACCAACCGCCTGGCCTTCCGCGAGGACCTGGAGCAGCGGCTGTCGCAGCTGCGCGGCTCCGGGCGCGAGCTGGCCCTGCTGTTCGCCGACATCGACGACTTCAAGCGGGTCAACGACACCCTCGGCCACGAGGCCGGCGATGCCGCGCTGCTGCAGTTCGCCACCCGCATCCGCGGCGCGGTGCGCGACCACGGCGGGGACAACGCGATCCTGGCCCGCTTCGGCGGCGACGAGTTCGTGATCCTGGTCGAGGGCCGCGAGGTGCGGCCACTGGCCACGCGCCTGGCCGAGGTGCTGGTGGCCGAGCTGCGCGACCCGCTGGAGATCGAGGGCCGCCAGGTGTTCCTGGGCACTTCGATCGGCATCACCCTGTTCCCGGAAGACGCCAGCAGCGCCAGCGGCCTGATGAAGAACGGCGACATCGCCATGTACCAGGCCAAGAGCGCGGGCAAGAACGGCTTCCGCTTCTACAGCCGGGCCATGGACCACGCGGTCGAGCGCCGCGCGCACATGGAGCAGGAACTGCGCGGCGCCTGGGAGCGCGGCGAGGTCAGCGTGGTCTACCAGCCGATCGGCCGTACCAGCGACGGCCGGATCCTGGGTGCCGAGGCGCTGCTGCGCTGGCAGCACCCGGAGCTGGGCACGATCTCGCCGGCGGCCTTCATCGACGTGGCCGAGCAGAGCGGCCTGATCGACCAGCTCGGCCCGCGGGTGTTGCGCCAGGCCTGCCAGGACGCGGCGCACTGGGCGCGCGAGTGCGGCGGCGAGCCGCCGTTCGTTTCGGTCAACGTGTCGCCGCGCCAGCTCCGCCACGGCGAACTGCCGGGGATCGTGGCCGAGTGCCTGGCCGAGTCCGGGCTGCCCGCCGGCTGCCTGCACCTGGAGCTGACCGAGACCGCCCTGATCAGCGACGAGCTGCAGGCCGGCGTGCTGCTGACCCGCCTGCACGGCAGTGGCGTGAAGGTGTGGCTGGACGATTTCGGTACCGGTTTCTCCGGCCTCAGCCACCTGCGCCGGGTGCCGGTGGACGGGTTGAAGATCGACCGCAGCTTCATCGCCGACATGCAGCGCGACCCCGACGACCTGGCCCTGACCAGCGCGATCGTGGCCATGGCCCATTCGCTGGGGATCACCGTCGTGGCCGAGGGCGTGGAGAAGCAGGCCCAGCGCGACCTGCTGGCCGGGCTGGGCTGCGACCTGATCCAGGGCTACTGGCTGGGCCACCCGCTGGCGGCCGGCGAGCTGCTGGCGCGGCTGTCCGCCCGGTCCTGA